One Streptomyces coeruleorubidus DNA segment encodes these proteins:
- a CDS encoding aldehyde dehydrogenase family protein, with product MTSTHAFWLAGRQATGEDTFDVTSPWDGRLVGKVSVPTDAQVEEAVAAAYAVRDEFAATPAHVRAAALDHVSKRLVERTEEIARLISAENGKPLKWARGEVGRAVSVFRFAAEEARRFNGGEAQRLDTDLGGQGRLALTRRFPKGVVLGIAPFNFPLNLCAHKVAPAIAAGAPIILKPAPATPLSGLVIGELLAETELPAGSWSILPVANDKMPALVQDERLPVISFTGSEKVGYAIMDSVPRKHCTLELGGNGAAVVLADWASEEDLDRAANRIATFSNYQGGQSCISVQRVIADASVYDRLLPRIVAAVEAQVTGDPSDDATDVGPLVSEDAAKRVEAWVREAVDAGARLLTGGKRDGASYAPTVLADVPADVTLSCEEVFGPVLTVQKVNGEAEAFAAVNDSKYGLQAGVFTHDLQTAFRAHRALEVGGVVVGDVPSYRADQMPYGGVKQSGVGREGVRFAMEDYTYERVMVLTGLAL from the coding sequence ATGACTTCCACCCACGCCTTCTGGCTCGCCGGCCGCCAGGCCACCGGCGAGGACACCTTCGACGTCACCTCCCCGTGGGACGGGCGGCTCGTCGGCAAGGTGAGCGTGCCGACGGACGCGCAGGTCGAGGAGGCCGTGGCCGCCGCGTACGCCGTACGGGACGAGTTCGCGGCCACCCCGGCCCACGTGCGCGCCGCCGCCCTCGACCACGTCAGCAAGCGCCTCGTCGAGCGCACCGAGGAGATCGCGCGGCTGATCTCCGCCGAGAACGGCAAGCCGCTCAAGTGGGCGCGCGGCGAGGTCGGCCGGGCCGTGTCCGTCTTCCGGTTCGCGGCCGAGGAGGCCCGGCGGTTCAATGGCGGCGAGGCCCAGCGGCTCGACACCGACCTCGGCGGCCAGGGCCGGCTCGCCCTCACGCGCCGCTTCCCGAAGGGCGTCGTGCTCGGCATCGCGCCCTTCAACTTCCCGCTCAACCTCTGTGCCCACAAGGTCGCCCCGGCCATCGCCGCCGGCGCCCCCATCATCCTGAAGCCGGCCCCGGCCACCCCGCTGTCCGGGCTGGTCATCGGCGAGCTGCTCGCCGAGACCGAGCTCCCGGCGGGCTCCTGGAGCATCCTGCCGGTCGCCAACGACAAGATGCCCGCCCTGGTGCAGGACGAGCGCCTGCCCGTGATCTCCTTCACCGGCTCCGAGAAGGTCGGCTACGCGATCATGGACTCGGTGCCGCGCAAGCACTGCACCCTGGAGCTGGGCGGCAACGGCGCGGCCGTCGTGCTCGCCGACTGGGCGAGCGAGGAGGACCTGGACCGGGCGGCGAACCGCATCGCCACCTTCTCCAACTACCAGGGCGGCCAGTCCTGCATCTCCGTCCAGCGGGTCATCGCGGACGCCTCCGTGTACGACCGGCTGCTGCCGCGCATCGTCGCCGCCGTCGAGGCCCAGGTCACCGGCGACCCGAGCGACGACGCGACCGATGTCGGGCCGCTGGTCAGCGAGGACGCCGCCAAGCGCGTCGAGGCGTGGGTCCGGGAGGCGGTCGACGCCGGTGCCCGGCTGCTCACCGGCGGCAAGCGCGACGGCGCCTCGTACGCGCCGACCGTGCTGGCCGACGTACCGGCCGATGTCACCCTCTCCTGCGAGGAGGTCTTCGGGCCGGTCCTCACCGTGCAGAAGGTGAACGGCGAGGCCGAGGCCTTCGCCGCCGTCAACGACTCCAAGTACGGCCTCCAGGCGGGCGTCTTCACCCACGACCTCCAGACCGCCTTCCGGGCCCACCGCGCCCTGGAGGTCGGCGGCGTCGTCGTCGGCGACGTGCCGTCCTACCGCGCCGACCAGATGCCGTACGGCGGCGTCAAGCAGTCCGGCGTGGGCCGGGAGGGCGTGCGGTTCGCGATGGAGGACTACACGTACGAGCGCGTGATGGTGCTCACCGGCCTCGCCCTCTAG
- a CDS encoding glycoside hydrolase family 3 C-terminal domain-containing protein → MTAHTPPSPPFRDPRLPFAKRIDDLLSRLTPAEKIAFLHQFAPAVERLGISAFRTGQEALHGVAWMGPATVFPQAVGLGATWNPELVRRVGDAVSKEIRAMRAKDDRVGLNVWAPTVNLLRHPLWGRNEEGYSEDPKLTSAIATAYTHGLRGDHPTYWRTAPVLKHWLAHNNETDRSTTSSSVRPRVLHEYDLKAFRETVEAGAVAGVMPAYNLVNGRPNHVSPYLREHLRAWTEEELLVCSDAGAPSNLVDSEHYFDTHEEATAASLVAGVDSFTDHGTDSSQMIGRLRGALERGLLTEADVDTAVRRQLSVRFRLGEFDPEYDPHDATSEFDTPAHRALAQEAAEQAIVLLKNDGVLPLAPDTRVAVVGLLADECKRDWYSGTLIRRSTPLEGLYERFGAQCVEFAEGVDRVRLKTSAGAFLHVPVVEDAADQVRGAEGALDPALLAGRTDLPALVTDATGTELALVDWGEGVLTLRAPDGRYLSVAEDGRVRASADQPGGWIVQETFRLEPHENGHLLKHLGTGRHVCVSADGLKVADEDPEVFELVVTERGEEAVARAAAQADVVVMVAGNDPHINGRETEDRTTLRLPGQQERLLRAARAANPATVLALVSAYPYAVDPADLPAVLWTAHGGQAAGTALARVLAGDVSPAGRLPQTWYADDADLPGLLDYDVIGSRQTYLYFEGTPLFPFGHGLSYTSFSYDGLTARVADGSVHVSFTVTNTGDVTADEVAQLYTRAVDPSVPRPRRELLDHRRVTLAPGATAELGFQVPLSAFEFWDVAQDRWRLEPGAYELLAGTSSEDVRLRTTVTLDGEPAQPRAVVTGGLAAAGFDEQIGIEIVDRTKVSGEAVTPADGATGELVYRACDFGSGILGVTVEVAGEGTVELSLDGGPALAALSTATPTSSPYDYVSLGASVAAAGVHDVHLRLRGPLRLAHVGFSG, encoded by the coding sequence GTGACCGCACACACGCCGCCCAGTCCGCCGTTCCGCGATCCGCGCCTGCCGTTCGCGAAGCGGATCGACGACCTCCTGTCGCGGCTCACGCCGGCGGAGAAGATCGCCTTCCTTCACCAGTTCGCGCCCGCCGTGGAACGGCTCGGCATCTCCGCCTTCCGCACCGGCCAGGAGGCCCTGCACGGCGTGGCGTGGATGGGCCCGGCGACGGTGTTCCCGCAGGCCGTCGGCCTGGGTGCCACCTGGAACCCGGAGCTGGTGCGGCGCGTCGGCGACGCGGTGTCCAAGGAGATCCGCGCGATGCGCGCCAAGGACGACCGGGTCGGCCTCAACGTCTGGGCGCCGACCGTCAACCTGCTGCGCCACCCCCTGTGGGGCCGCAACGAGGAGGGCTACTCGGAGGATCCGAAGCTCACCTCGGCGATCGCCACCGCCTACACGCACGGCCTGCGCGGCGACCACCCGACCTACTGGCGCACCGCGCCCGTGCTGAAGCACTGGCTCGCCCACAACAACGAGACGGACCGGTCCACGACGTCGAGCTCGGTGCGCCCGCGCGTGCTGCACGAGTACGACCTGAAGGCCTTCCGGGAGACCGTCGAGGCGGGTGCGGTGGCCGGGGTGATGCCGGCGTACAACCTGGTCAACGGCCGCCCCAACCACGTCTCGCCGTACCTGCGGGAGCATCTGCGCGCCTGGACCGAGGAGGAGCTGCTGGTCTGCTCGGACGCGGGCGCGCCGAGCAACCTGGTCGACTCCGAGCACTACTTCGACACGCACGAGGAGGCCACCGCGGCCTCCCTCGTGGCGGGCGTCGACAGCTTCACGGACCACGGCACGGACTCCTCGCAGATGATCGGACGCCTGCGCGGCGCCCTGGAGCGCGGGCTGCTGACCGAGGCCGACGTCGACACAGCCGTCCGCCGGCAGCTCTCGGTCCGCTTCCGGCTGGGTGAGTTCGACCCGGAGTACGACCCGCACGACGCCACCAGCGAGTTCGACACCCCGGCGCACCGCGCCCTCGCGCAGGAGGCCGCCGAGCAGGCGATCGTGCTGCTGAAGAACGACGGGGTGCTGCCGCTCGCCCCGGACACCCGGGTCGCGGTGGTCGGGCTGCTCGCCGACGAGTGCAAGCGCGACTGGTACAGCGGCACGCTCATCCGCCGCTCGACCCCGTTGGAGGGCCTGTACGAGCGGTTCGGCGCGCAGTGCGTGGAGTTCGCGGAGGGCGTGGACCGGGTCCGGCTGAAGACCTCCGCGGGCGCCTTCCTGCACGTACCGGTGGTCGAGGACGCCGCCGACCAGGTGCGCGGCGCCGAGGGCGCGCTCGACCCGGCGCTGCTCGCGGGCCGCACCGACCTGCCCGCGCTCGTCACCGACGCGACCGGTACCGAGCTGGCGCTGGTCGACTGGGGCGAGGGCGTGCTGACCCTGCGCGCGCCCGACGGCCGCTACCTCTCGGTCGCCGAGGACGGCCGCGTCCGCGCCTCCGCCGACCAGCCCGGAGGCTGGATCGTCCAGGAGACGTTCCGCCTGGAACCGCACGAGAACGGGCACCTCCTGAAGCACCTGGGAACGGGTCGCCACGTGTGTGTCTCCGCCGACGGCCTGAAGGTTGCCGACGAAGATCCCGAGGTCTTCGAGCTGGTCGTCACCGAGCGCGGCGAGGAGGCGGTGGCGCGGGCCGCCGCGCAGGCCGACGTGGTCGTGATGGTGGCGGGCAACGACCCGCACATCAACGGCCGCGAGACCGAGGACCGTACGACCCTGCGCCTGCCCGGGCAGCAGGAGCGACTGCTGCGGGCTGCTCGCGCGGCGAACCCCGCGACCGTGCTGGCGCTGGTCTCCGCGTACCCGTACGCGGTCGACCCGGCGGACCTCCCGGCCGTGCTGTGGACCGCGCACGGCGGCCAGGCGGCCGGCACCGCCCTGGCCCGCGTGCTGGCCGGCGACGTCTCCCCCGCCGGCCGCCTCCCGCAGACCTGGTACGCCGACGACGCCGACCTGCCCGGCCTCCTCGACTACGACGTGATCGGGAGCCGGCAGACGTACCTGTACTTCGAGGGCACGCCCCTGTTCCCCTTCGGGCACGGCCTGTCGTACACGTCGTTCTCCTACGACGGCCTGACGGCCCGGGTGGCGGACGGGTCGGTGCACGTCTCCTTCACGGTCACCAACACCGGTGACGTCACCGCCGACGAGGTCGCCCAGCTCTACACCCGGGCCGTCGACCCGTCCGTGCCGCGTCCGCGCCGCGAGCTGCTGGACCACCGCCGCGTCACCCTCGCCCCCGGGGCGACGGCGGAGCTGGGTTTCCAGGTGCCGTTGTCCGCCTTCGAGTTCTGGGACGTGGCCCAGGACCGGTGGCGTCTGGAGCCGGGCGCGTACGAGCTGCTGGCCGGGACCTCCAGCGAGGACGTCCGGCTGCGTACGACCGTCACGCTCGACGGCGAGCCCGCCCAGCCGCGCGCGGTCGTCACGGGCGGTCTGGCCGCGGCCGGCTTCGACGAGCAGATCGGCATCGAGATCGTCGACCGTACGAAGGTGTCGGGCGAGGCGGTGACGCCGGCGGACGGGGCGACGGGCGAACTGGTCTACCGCGCCTGCGACTTCGGGTCCGGCATCTTGGGCGTGACGGTGGAGGTGGCCGGTGAGGGCACGGTCGAGCTGTCCCTCGACGGCGGCCCGGCACTCGCGGCGCTGTCGACCGCGACACCCACGTCAAGCCCGTACGACTACGTCTCGCTCGGCGCGTCCGTCGCCGCTGCGGGCGTGCACGACGTGCATCTGAGACTGCGCGGCCCGCTGCGGCTCGCGCACGTCGGCTTCTCCGGTTGA
- a CDS encoding extracellular solute-binding protein — MTPNAASSGPSRRSFLASTAVATAAVAGGMPLLAACGGSESGSRDGTTSGKTAKKLLPAYVASNVVTPDIPSKNGSAMGFTSKLDLADLKTSVPKKLGKGSSIKIMSPFWGTPPKGDNAYYKAMNDLIGVDITWQNQDGVTYDEKLGAVLASSDVPDVVVIPSWNMGGKIPSAIISKFADLGPYLSGDAIKKYPNLAAIPSGAWQYSIFGGKLRGLPQPAPSVVGIVPFYRKDIFDKEGWELPKSPDEFLALAKEITRPKAKVWACDDMKWTAFNIFGVLSGSEKPLGWNLTDGKMIYRVETEEYLEALEWTRKLYSAGVVHPDAKAVNQGTAADRFTSGQVLMYNQNISDWWGKMAEQIGQNPDFRISGMDIFGADGGDPTLWAGSPAGIFAFVNKKASKAVIEDILAAANVTAAPYGTKEYMLTNYGVEGTHYSVKDGVPTKNDKGNQEVMNAYVMLASPAPTIAHPDLPDIAKEQVEWQQRMGAFTKKSTFWGMQITEPARYTNLSNDFEQLEDDVVRGRKKISDMQQAVSDWKKQGGDKLRDWYQKLHDDNGSAQ; from the coding sequence ATGACGCCGAACGCCGCCTCCTCCGGACCCAGCCGGAGAAGTTTCCTCGCCTCCACGGCGGTCGCCACCGCAGCGGTGGCGGGTGGGATGCCGTTGCTTGCCGCGTGCGGCGGGTCGGAGAGCGGGTCGCGGGACGGGACCACGTCGGGGAAGACAGCGAAGAAGCTGCTGCCGGCGTACGTCGCCAGCAACGTGGTGACGCCGGACATCCCGTCCAAGAACGGCTCGGCGATGGGCTTCACCAGCAAGCTCGACCTTGCGGACCTCAAGACTTCGGTGCCGAAGAAGCTCGGCAAGGGCAGCTCGATCAAGATCATGTCGCCGTTCTGGGGGACTCCGCCGAAGGGCGACAACGCCTACTACAAGGCGATGAACGACCTGATCGGCGTCGACATCACCTGGCAGAACCAGGACGGCGTGACCTACGACGAGAAGCTCGGCGCGGTCCTCGCCTCCAGCGACGTGCCGGACGTCGTGGTCATCCCCAGCTGGAACATGGGCGGCAAGATACCCAGCGCCATCATCAGCAAGTTCGCTGATCTCGGGCCGTACCTGTCCGGGGACGCGATCAAGAAGTACCCGAACCTCGCGGCCATCCCGAGCGGCGCCTGGCAGTACTCCATCTTCGGCGGCAAGCTGCGCGGTCTGCCCCAGCCCGCCCCGTCCGTCGTCGGCATCGTGCCCTTCTACCGCAAGGACATCTTCGACAAGGAGGGCTGGGAACTCCCCAAGTCCCCGGACGAGTTCCTCGCCCTCGCCAAGGAGATCACCCGGCCCAAGGCCAAGGTGTGGGCCTGCGACGACATGAAGTGGACCGCCTTCAACATCTTCGGAGTGCTCTCCGGCAGCGAGAAGCCGCTCGGCTGGAACCTGACCGACGGCAAGATGATCTACCGCGTCGAGACGGAGGAGTACCTCGAGGCGCTGGAGTGGACGCGCAAGCTGTACTCGGCGGGTGTGGTCCACCCCGACGCCAAGGCCGTCAACCAGGGCACCGCGGCTGACCGTTTCACCTCCGGTCAGGTCCTGATGTACAACCAGAACATCTCGGACTGGTGGGGCAAGATGGCCGAGCAGATCGGCCAGAACCCCGACTTCCGCATCTCCGGCATGGACATCTTCGGCGCCGACGGCGGCGACCCCACGCTGTGGGCCGGATCGCCCGCGGGCATCTTCGCCTTCGTCAACAAGAAGGCGTCCAAGGCCGTCATCGAGGACATCCTGGCCGCCGCCAACGTCACCGCCGCCCCGTACGGCACCAAGGAGTACATGCTCACCAACTACGGGGTCGAGGGCACGCACTACTCCGTCAAGGACGGGGTGCCCACCAAGAACGACAAGGGCAACCAGGAGGTCATGAACGCCTACGTGATGCTCGCCAGCCCCGCCCCCACCATCGCGCACCCGGACCTCCCGGACATCGCGAAGGAGCAGGTGGAGTGGCAGCAGCGGATGGGCGCCTTCACCAAGAAGTCCACCTTCTGGGGCATGCAGATCACCGAGCCCGCCCGCTACACGAACCTCTCCAACGACTTCGAGCAGCTGGAGGACGACGTCGTCCGCGGCCGCAAGAAGATCAGCGACATGCAGCAGGCCGTCTCCGACTGGAAGAAGCAGGGCGGCGACAAGCTGCGCGACTGGTACCAGAAGCTGCACGACGACAACGGTTCCGCGCAGTGA
- a CDS encoding ABC transporter permease, which produces MSNSTVPRSRAEAKKTEAAPRAADAPGEGPEKELSGKLSLRLRFRRDRTLILMTLPAVALVLVFNYIPILGNVVAFQDYDPYVSDNGFIAMLESPWVGFEQFQRVFADSAFWDAVQNTFVLFFLQLVLFFPVPILLALLINSVIRPRIRAVSQAILYLPHFFSWVLVITVFQQIFGGAGIIAQTLRQRGYEGFDLMTDPGIFKFLVTAEGVWKDAGWGIIVFLAALASVSPDLYEAAAMDGAGRWRRMWHVTLPALRPVIALLLVLRVGDALTVGFEQILLQRDAVGPGAAEVLDTYVWWNGVRNQDFGYAAAAGLIKGLVSVALVLAANKVAHFMGEQGVYKK; this is translated from the coding sequence GTGTCCAACAGCACGGTGCCTCGCAGCAGGGCCGAGGCGAAGAAGACCGAGGCGGCTCCCCGGGCGGCGGACGCCCCCGGGGAGGGGCCGGAGAAGGAACTCTCCGGCAAGCTGAGCCTCCGGTTGCGGTTCCGCCGCGACCGCACACTGATCCTGATGACCCTGCCGGCCGTCGCGCTGGTCCTGGTCTTCAACTACATACCGATCCTGGGCAACGTCGTCGCCTTCCAGGATTACGACCCGTACGTCAGCGACAACGGCTTCATCGCCATGCTGGAGAGCCCCTGGGTGGGCTTCGAGCAGTTCCAGCGGGTCTTCGCGGACTCGGCGTTCTGGGACGCCGTGCAGAACACGTTCGTGCTGTTCTTCCTCCAGCTGGTGCTGTTCTTCCCGGTCCCCATCCTGCTCGCGCTGCTCATCAACAGCGTGATCAGGCCCCGGATCCGGGCGGTGTCGCAGGCGATCCTCTACCTGCCGCACTTCTTCTCCTGGGTGCTGGTCATCACCGTCTTCCAGCAGATCTTCGGCGGCGCCGGCATCATCGCGCAGACGTTGCGGCAGCGCGGGTACGAGGGCTTCGACCTCATGACCGATCCCGGGATCTTCAAGTTCCTGGTGACGGCGGAGGGCGTCTGGAAGGACGCGGGCTGGGGCATCATCGTCTTCCTCGCCGCGCTCGCCTCCGTGAGCCCCGACCTGTACGAGGCGGCGGCCATGGACGGGGCCGGGCGCTGGCGCCGCATGTGGCACGTCACGCTGCCCGCGCTGCGGCCCGTGATCGCCCTGCTGCTGGTGCTGCGGGTCGGTGACGCGCTCACCGTCGGCTTCGAGCAGATCCTGTTGCAACGCGATGCGGTGGGACCAGGGGCGGCGGAGGTCCTCGACACCTACGTCTGGTGGAACGGCGTCCGCAACCAGGACTTCGGCTACGCGGCCGCCGCAGGGCTGATCAAGGGCCTGGTGAGCGTGGCCCTCGTCCTCGCCGCGAACAAGGTGGCCCACTTCATGGGCGAGCAGGGGGTGTACAAGAAGTGA
- a CDS encoding carbohydrate ABC transporter permease — protein sequence MDKAAIEEAAREPRWWEAPPRPVWEEEPSKAGVAGKGIVLFGACLAVLFPLWIVIVTSLSSKKTITEAGGLVMIPKDITFIAYQELLSGGQVTRAAIVSVGVTLAGTLFSMTVSVLAAYGLSRSGSLGHRWLLMTLLATMFFGAGLIPTYLLVQSLGLTDTYLALILPSAVSVFNILVLRAFFMGISPELIDSARIDGAGDWRILWQIVLPLSRAVVAVITLFYAVGYWSAWFNASIYLSDQDMMPLQNVMIQLVQKQEAPVGVSQAIKTGQISGLAIQMAVMVMALLPVAVISPFVQKHFKKGMLTGAVKG from the coding sequence ATGGACAAGGCCGCCATCGAGGAGGCGGCGCGTGAACCCCGCTGGTGGGAGGCTCCGCCGAGGCCCGTCTGGGAGGAGGAGCCCAGCAAGGCCGGGGTCGCCGGCAAGGGCATCGTCCTGTTCGGCGCCTGTCTCGCCGTGCTGTTCCCGCTGTGGATCGTCATCGTCACGAGCCTGTCCTCGAAGAAGACCATCACCGAGGCCGGCGGGCTGGTGATGATCCCGAAGGACATCACCTTCATCGCCTACCAGGAGCTGCTGAGCGGCGGGCAGGTGACCCGGGCGGCGATCGTCAGCGTGGGCGTCACGCTGGCCGGCACGCTGTTCTCGATGACGGTGTCGGTTCTCGCGGCCTACGGGCTGTCCCGGAGCGGGTCACTCGGGCATCGCTGGCTGCTGATGACGTTGCTCGCGACGATGTTCTTCGGGGCCGGGCTCATTCCGACGTATCTGCTGGTGCAGTCGCTGGGACTGACGGACACGTACCTCGCGCTGATCCTGCCGAGCGCGGTCAGTGTCTTCAACATCCTGGTCCTGCGCGCGTTCTTCATGGGGATCTCCCCGGAGCTGATCGACAGCGCGCGGATCGACGGGGCGGGGGACTGGCGGATCCTGTGGCAGATCGTCCTTCCGCTCTCGCGGGCCGTGGTCGCGGTGATCACGTTGTTCTACGCGGTCGGGTACTGGAGTGCGTGGTTCAACGCGTCGATCTACCTCAGTGACCAGGACATGATGCCGTTGCAGAACGTCATGATTCAGCTGGTGCAGAAGCAGGAGGCGCCGGTGGGGGTGAGTCAGGCGATCAAGACGGGGCAGATTTCCGGGCTGGCGATTCAGATGGCCGTGATGGTCATGGCGTTGTTGCCGGTTGCCGTGATCTCGCCGTTCGTCCAGAAGCATTTCAAGAAGGGCATGCTCACGGGGGCCGTCAAGGGGTGA
- a CDS encoding WD40/YVTN/BNR-like repeat-containing protein, giving the protein MRTFPLSRRAVLAGTAATAAVATLPVLQGRAQAAAPAAGGAYRWRNAVQGGTGFVTGVLFHPSVRGLAYARTDIGGAYRWDDRTDRWIPLTDHIGWDDWNLLGVEAMAVDPAHPNRLYLALGTYAQSWAGNGAVLRSEDRGATWKRTDLSVKLGANEDGRGCGERLLVDPRDSDTLWLGTRHDGLLKSTDRGATWKAVTFPAAPSATGQGVTLLVAAGRTVYAGWGDSDGTSANLYRTADGTTWKAVPGQPAGTAAKVPVRAAYDRHTCELYVTYANAPGPNGQSDGSVHKLRTTTGKWTEVTPVKPGGPTSDGGTDAFGYGGVAVDARRPGTVVVSTNNRWALVDTLYRTTNGGRTWKSLKDEAVLDVSETPYLKWGADKPKFGWWIQAVGLDPFDSEHIVYGTGATLYGTRDLKRWAPQIRGLEEASIRQLVSPPTGEAHLISGSGDIGVMYHERLTASPSRGMASNPVFGTSTGLALAAAKPSYVVRAGWGDNGNGAWSNDGGKTWAPFKAQPAIAKDAPGPIATNADGSVLLWSFAHWDGTTYPAHRSADNGATWTEVTSYPKGAAPVADPVDPKRFYAFDTATGTLHASTDGGLTFTARATGLKSGDTEFRLVAAPGRSGDLWLSLKGNGLYRSTDGGANFTKVGSCWASYTLGFGKAAEGASYPAVYMVGSTESITAVYRSDDEAKTWTRINDDQHQWGWIGAAITGDPRVYGRVYIATNGRGVQYGEPA; this is encoded by the coding sequence ATGCGCACGTTCCCCCTCAGCAGACGCGCTGTGCTCGCCGGGACCGCCGCCACGGCCGCGGTCGCCACCCTTCCGGTCCTCCAGGGGCGTGCCCAGGCCGCCGCCCCCGCCGCAGGCGGCGCCTACCGCTGGCGCAACGCCGTCCAGGGCGGCACCGGATTCGTGACCGGCGTCCTCTTCCACCCCTCCGTCCGCGGCCTCGCCTACGCCCGCACCGACATCGGCGGCGCCTACCGCTGGGACGACCGGACCGACCGGTGGATCCCGCTGACCGACCACATCGGCTGGGACGACTGGAACCTCCTCGGCGTCGAGGCCATGGCCGTCGACCCTGCCCACCCGAACCGGCTGTACCTCGCCCTGGGTACGTACGCGCAGTCCTGGGCCGGCAACGGGGCCGTGCTGCGGTCCGAGGACCGCGGCGCGACCTGGAAGCGCACCGACCTCAGCGTGAAGCTCGGGGCCAACGAGGACGGGCGCGGCTGCGGCGAGCGGCTGCTCGTCGACCCGCGCGACAGCGACACCCTCTGGCTCGGCACCCGGCACGACGGGCTGCTCAAGTCGACCGACCGGGGCGCCACCTGGAAGGCCGTGACCTTCCCGGCCGCCCCCAGCGCCACCGGCCAGGGCGTCACCCTCCTCGTCGCCGCGGGCCGCACCGTCTACGCCGGCTGGGGCGACTCCGACGGCACCTCCGCGAACCTCTACAGAACCGCCGACGGCACCACCTGGAAGGCCGTCCCCGGGCAGCCCGCCGGCACCGCCGCCAAGGTCCCGGTCCGGGCCGCGTACGACCGGCACACCTGCGAGCTGTACGTGACGTACGCCAACGCCCCGGGCCCGAACGGTCAGTCCGACGGCAGCGTGCACAAGCTGCGTACGACCACCGGGAAGTGGACCGAGGTCACGCCCGTGAAGCCCGGCGGGCCGACGAGCGACGGCGGGACCGACGCCTTCGGCTACGGCGGTGTCGCCGTCGACGCCCGGCGCCCCGGCACGGTCGTCGTCTCCACCAACAACCGCTGGGCGCTGGTCGACACCCTGTACCGGACCACCAACGGCGGCCGCACCTGGAAGTCCCTGAAGGACGAGGCCGTCCTCGACGTCTCCGAGACGCCGTACCTCAAGTGGGGCGCCGACAAGCCCAAGTTCGGCTGGTGGATCCAGGCCGTCGGCCTCGACCCGTTCGACTCCGAGCACATCGTCTACGGCACGGGCGCGACCCTCTACGGCACCCGCGACCTCAAGCGCTGGGCCCCGCAGATCCGCGGCCTGGAGGAGGCGTCCATCCGGCAGCTGGTCTCGCCTCCGACCGGTGAGGCCCACCTGATCAGCGGGTCCGGGGACATCGGCGTGATGTACCACGAGCGGCTCACCGCGTCCCCCTCGCGCGGCATGGCGTCGAACCCGGTGTTCGGCACGTCGACGGGGCTCGCGCTGGCCGCGGCCAAGCCGTCGTACGTCGTCCGGGCCGGCTGGGGCGACAACGGCAACGGCGCTTGGTCGAACGACGGCGGTAAGACCTGGGCGCCCTTCAAGGCGCAGCCCGCCATCGCCAAGGACGCGCCGGGACCGATCGCCACCAACGCCGACGGCAGCGTGCTGCTGTGGTCCTTCGCGCACTGGGACGGCACCACGTACCCGGCCCACCGCTCGGCGGACAACGGCGCCACCTGGACCGAGGTCACCTCCTACCCGAAGGGCGCCGCCCCGGTCGCGGACCCGGTCGATCCGAAGCGCTTCTACGCCTTCGACACCGCCACCGGCACACTGCACGCCAGCACCGACGGCGGCCTGACCTTCACCGCCCGGGCCACCGGCCTGAAATCGGGCGACACCGAGTTCCGGCTCGTCGCGGCCCCCGGCCGCTCCGGGGACCTGTGGCTGAGCCTCAAGGGGAACGGGCTGTACCGCTCCACCGACGGCGGGGCGAACTTCACCAAGGTCGGCAGCTGCTGGGCCTCGTACACCCTCGGCTTCGGCAAGGCCGCCGAGGGCGCCTCCTACCCGGCGGTCTACATGGTCGGCTCCACCGAGAGCATCACCGCCGTCTACCGCTCCGACGACGAGGCGAAGACCTGGACGCGGATCAACGACGACCAGCACCAGTGGGGCTGGATCGGCGCGGCCATCACCGGCGATCCGCGCGTCTACGGCCGCGTGTACATCGCCACCAACGGGCGCGGAGTGCAGTACGGGGAGCCCGCCTGA